A region of Streptomyces halobius DNA encodes the following proteins:
- a CDS encoding DeoR/GlpR family DNA-binding transcription regulator, with amino-acid sequence MASTDRLTQITDAVRAAGRIGVAELAGLTGASEMTIRRDLEVLADQGVVERYRGGARSLLLRGDEPPFALRAREGLETKRRIAAEVAGLIADGESVVLDSGTTCLEVAGALEQRRLTVMPLSLHAVNALTGASQLTLLVPGGRPRSGELALTGPLTAASLAALRFDTAVIGCCGLTAKGGLTAYDLDDAAVKHAAIASARRVIAVAEGAKLSRTALAFVAPAAGLHAVVTDESAPNDETDALATAGVTVRKV; translated from the coding sequence ATGGCGAGTACCGATCGACTGACGCAGATCACCGATGCCGTGCGTGCGGCGGGCCGTATCGGCGTCGCGGAACTGGCCGGCCTCACAGGCGCTTCGGAGATGACGATCCGCCGCGACCTGGAGGTCCTGGCCGACCAGGGCGTAGTGGAGCGCTACCGGGGAGGAGCGCGAAGCCTGCTGCTGCGCGGCGACGAGCCCCCCTTCGCGCTGCGGGCGCGGGAAGGGCTGGAGACCAAGAGACGCATCGCCGCCGAGGTCGCCGGGCTGATCGCCGACGGGGAGTCGGTCGTCCTCGACAGCGGCACCACCTGCCTGGAGGTGGCCGGCGCGCTGGAGCAACGGCGCCTGACCGTGATGCCGCTGTCCCTCCACGCCGTCAACGCGCTGACCGGGGCATCGCAGCTGACGCTGCTCGTACCCGGCGGTCGGCCGCGGTCCGGCGAGCTGGCGCTGACCGGCCCGCTGACCGCGGCATCGCTGGCCGCCCTGCGCTTCGACACCGCCGTCATCGGCTGCTGCGGACTGACCGCGAAGGGCGGCCTGACCGCCTACGACCTGGACGATGCCGCCGTCAAGCACGCCGCGATCGCCTCGGCCCGCCGCGTGATCGCCGTCGCGGAGGGCGCCAAGCTCTCCCGCACCGCCCTTGCCTTCGTCGCTCCCGCCGCCGGCCTGCACGCCGTCGTCACCGACGAGAGCGCCCCGAATGACGAGACCGACGCGCTGGCCACGGCCGGCGTGACCGTACGAAAGGTATGA